A genome region from Psychrobacter jeotgali includes the following:
- a CDS encoding TetR/AcrR family transcriptional regulator: MKTTHLKEQAIAKTSNDKKSSKNKNVKHKSDGTQSIAQTESSALAPLSDMRPATLDKIEKAVRQLFASNDASDITMIQIAKAANVSLQTLYKYFGDKQTVLYTIMDLVLGRLATRMMDHLQGIDSVEDRLRKTLWVCLDFVDTHPDAVMVLSKVSIARFHNIAIYNNKELINAFLSVLEDGQKRGVLVETVPLHILFDVFMGFISRLGIMKTIRQADAPLNANFDALFDMLWRSMSKPAP; the protein is encoded by the coding sequence ATGAAAACCACTCATTTAAAAGAGCAAGCTATTGCTAAAACTAGCAATGATAAAAAAAGCTCTAAAAATAAAAATGTTAAACATAAAAGTGACGGTACTCAATCAATTGCCCAAACGGAGTCTTCAGCCTTAGCGCCATTATCCGATATGCGCCCTGCTACTTTAGATAAAATAGAGAAAGCCGTGCGCCAGCTTTTTGCTAGTAATGATGCTAGCGATATTACCATGATACAAATTGCCAAAGCTGCAAACGTCTCGTTGCAAACCCTCTATAAATATTTTGGCGATAAGCAAACGGTACTTTATACCATTATGGATTTAGTGCTCGGCAGGCTAGCGACAAGGATGATGGATCATCTGCAAGGTATCGATAGCGTAGAAGATCGTCTGCGTAAAACACTATGGGTGTGCTTGGATTTTGTAGATACTCATCCTGACGCCGTGATGGTGTTATCGAAAGTATCTATAGCGCGTTTTCATAACATCGCCATTTATAATAATAAAGAGCTTATCAATGCTTTTCTGAGCGTGCTTGAGGATGGTCAAAAGCGAGGAGTACTGGTCGAGACGGTTCCACTACATATCCTATTTGACGTGTTTATGGGGTTTATCAGCCGTCTCGGTATTATGAAAACTATTCGTCAAGCAGACGCCCCGCTCAATGCAAATTTTGATGCCTTATTTGATATGTTATGGCGCTCAATGTCAAAACCTGCTCCATAG
- a CDS encoding EamA family transporter: MTPIHIALAVLVAFIWGVNFTFIAWALESFPPLMLTAMRFFFTAVPLVLFLKPPKFNRTLFIYAIGTFVLQYAFVFTAMHLGASAGLTALLLQMQIFITVLLAYVLLGETVSHKQIIGMVVGVLGLGVIALNLGGDMPLVGFVCILIAAIGWSFGNIASKQASKPSNRDTTQQDAGATPVSPAHSKNKTAALSALALVVWGGLIACVILTLSSLIFETDAWQLATFTQASSKSWLSLGFIVYISTLIGFGLWAHLLAQNTASKVMPFALLVPVFGMATSVLLTGEVVTWWKMLAMVLILSGLILANVKIRLGRKVVHG; the protein is encoded by the coding sequence ATGACCCCAATCCACATTGCTTTAGCCGTATTGGTTGCCTTTATTTGGGGCGTGAACTTCACTTTTATTGCATGGGCGCTTGAGAGCTTTCCGCCGCTCATGCTGACCGCCATGCGTTTTTTCTTTACTGCCGTGCCGCTAGTTTTGTTTCTTAAACCGCCAAAATTTAACCGTACGCTATTTATTTATGCCATCGGTACTTTTGTTTTGCAGTATGCCTTTGTATTTACCGCTATGCATCTGGGTGCGTCCGCAGGATTGACGGCGCTACTATTGCAAATGCAGATTTTTATCACTGTACTGCTAGCCTATGTTTTATTGGGCGAGACAGTAAGTCACAAGCAGATTATCGGTATGGTGGTCGGCGTGCTAGGACTGGGGGTGATTGCGCTAAATCTTGGCGGTGATATGCCGTTGGTTGGCTTTGTCTGTATTTTAATTGCGGCTATAGGCTGGAGCTTTGGCAACATTGCCTCAAAGCAGGCTTCAAAGCCATCCAATAGAGACACCACGCAGCAGGACGCTGGTGCAACTCCTGTCTCGCCTGCTCATAGCAAGAACAAAACAGCAGCACTATCAGCGCTGGCACTGGTGGTATGGGGCGGTCTAATCGCTTGCGTGATTTTGACGTTATCCTCTTTGATATTTGAGACCGACGCTTGGCAGCTCGCAACGTTTACGCAGGCGTCCTCCAAGTCTTGGTTGTCGCTGGGGTTTATCGTTTACATCTCAACCTTGATTGGCTTTGGACTGTGGGCGCACTTGCTGGCACAAAATACCGCCTCCAAAGTTATGCCCTTCGCTTTGCTAGTGCCCGTATTTGGTATGGCAACCTCAGTGCTGCTCACAGGAGAGGTAGTAACGTGGTGGAAGATGCTAGCAATGGTACTCATTTTATCGGGTTTGATATTGGCAAATGTGAAGATAAGACTTGGGAGAAAGGTTGTTCATGGATAA
- a CDS encoding MFS transporter — MQTNNKLPNHVYFLLIGQSINLTTAVLSVTVAALVGLSLAPSVGYATIPYGLQFLAILLSTVLFSKLMEKFGRYRIFKAGILFLFLSGVIGFLSLTHKNFLYLCISHFLLGLFISTANFYRFAATDTLDSELIPKATSMVISGGVFAAIVAPLLAINLAKKTDLPDYSLIYLSLSALAILLLITIYLWNRSNNYHNKNTQKAKMVVLKTMTIRKYTLIIAILGGALGYYIMNLMMIASSIFLKQSHSFNYASYAIQMHVLAMFLPSFFVAKLIHYINSVNTIILGFVLISLSCLLPVLFVDTIFINMALIVLGVGWNFTYSGGSALLSNIQGAQRLKFQGINETVIALFATLGAFLPAPILNYLGWINTNLVFFIFSMAISALFILFVFVFKRSAVSH; from the coding sequence ATGCAAACCAATAATAAATTACCAAACCACGTCTATTTTTTACTAATAGGTCAAAGTATCAATTTAACCACAGCGGTTCTATCGGTAACCGTTGCTGCACTTGTCGGATTGTCTTTAGCGCCCAGTGTTGGTTACGCCACTATCCCCTATGGCTTACAGTTTTTAGCGATTCTACTGAGTACCGTATTATTTTCAAAACTAATGGAAAAGTTTGGTCGCTATCGTATTTTTAAGGCAGGTATCTTATTCTTGTTTTTATCTGGGGTTATTGGGTTTTTATCACTGACACATAAAAACTTCTTATATTTGTGTATCAGTCATTTTCTATTAGGACTTTTTATCTCAACCGCTAACTTTTATAGATTTGCCGCAACCGATACTTTAGATAGTGAACTTATTCCCAAAGCGACCTCAATGGTGATCTCAGGCGGTGTTTTTGCTGCTATTGTTGCACCACTGCTAGCGATAAACCTAGCCAAAAAAACAGATCTACCGGATTATTCGTTAATTTATTTATCTTTATCAGCTCTAGCTATTCTTTTGCTCATTACTATCTACCTTTGGAACCGATCAAATAACTATCATAATAAAAACACTCAAAAGGCTAAAATGGTCGTCTTAAAAACGATGACGATTAGAAAATATACGCTTATCATTGCTATATTAGGTGGCGCTTTAGGCTACTACATTATGAATCTGATGATGATTGCGTCGTCTATATTTCTGAAGCAAAGCCATTCTTTTAACTATGCTTCCTATGCCATTCAGATGCACGTACTCGCTATGTTTTTACCTTCCTTTTTTGTGGCAAAGCTAATCCACTATATCAATAGTGTTAATACCATCATACTCGGCTTTGTACTCATATCTCTCTCTTGCTTACTACCCGTCTTGTTTGTAGATACTATTTTTATCAATATGGCTTTGATTGTCTTAGGCGTTGGCTGGAATTTTACTTACTCAGGAGGATCGGCTCTACTGAGTAATATTCAAGGCGCCCAAAGACTAAAATTTCAAGGTATTAATGAGACCGTTATTGCGCTATTTGCAACCTTAGGCGCTTTTCTACCAGCTCCTATATTGAATTATCTTGGTTGGATAAATACCAACTTAGTGTTTTTTATTTTTTCTATGGCAATATCTGCTCTTTTTATCCTATTTGTGTTTGTCTTCAAAAGAAGCGCGGTTAGTCATTAA